Proteins encoded together in one Triticum dicoccoides isolate Atlit2015 ecotype Zavitan chromosome 7B, WEW_v2.0, whole genome shotgun sequence window:
- the LOC119336914 gene encoding heparanase-like protein 3: MAGLRLLVGALWLLAVLREGAAAEAGAVAVDGRRAIAATGEDFVCATLDWWPPDKCDYGTCSWGNASLLNLDLSNKILLNAIKAFSPLVLRLGGSLQDKVVYGTADRPGPCAPFNKSKSEMFGFTQGCLPMPRWDDLNAFFEKSGAKIVFGLNALNGRVPLQGGAMGGNWDTTNAASFIRYTAGKGYKIYGWELGNELSGTGVGTKVGVAQYVKDAIALKTTVDTIYRGSPEKPLVLAPGGFFDPRWYGEFIAKTKPDMLNVVTHHIYNLGAGVDRDTQLMDRILNPKTLDGMAGPFRDLQGLLKAAGTSAVAWVGESGGAYNSGHHLVTDAFVFSFWFLDQLGMSAKFDTKSYCRQSFIGGNYGLLNTTTFQPNPDYYSALLWHRLMGTKVLEAKFTGTNMVRAYAHCAKHAPGITLLLINLHVNATNHVSVAGRGAHAGRKHGGRFAQPPGAAREEYHLTPEGGNIQSQVMLLNGRALAAGADGSIPGMEPVKVDAARPIAVAPRSIVFVHMPDYHAPACA, encoded by the exons atggccgggctgcggcttcttgTCGGGGCGCTTTGGCTGCTGGCGGTGCTGcgggagggcgcggcggcggaggcgggggcCGTCGCCGTGGACGGGCGGCGCGCCATTGCGGCCACGGGCGAGGACTTCGTCTGCGCCACCCTCGACTGGTGGCCGCCGGACAAGTGCGACTACGGCACCTGCAGCTGGGGCAACGCATCCCTCCTCAACCTA GATCTCTCCAACAAAATCCTGCTCAATGCCATCAAAG CCTTCTCGCCGCTGGTGCTCCGGCTGGGCGGCTCGCTGCAGGACAAGGTGGTGTACGGCACGGCGGACCGGCCGGGGCCGTGCGCgccgttcaacaagagcaagtcggAGATGTTCGGCTTCACCCAGGGCTGCCTGCCCATGCCCCGCTGGGACGACCTCAACGCCTTCTTCGAGAAATCTGG GGCGAAGATCGTGTTTGGCCTGAACGCGCTCAACGGCCGGGTGCCACTGCAGGGCGGGGCCATGGGAGGCAACTGGGACACCACGAACGCGGCGTCCTTCATCCGGTACACCGCCGGCAAGGGCTACAAAATCTATGGCTGGGAGCTCG GGAATGAGCTCAGCGGCACCGGCGTCGGGACCAAGGTGGGCGTGGCTCAGTACGTCAAGGACGCGATCGCCCTCAAGACGACGGTGGACACCATCTACCGGGGCAGCCCGGAGAAGCCGCTGGTGCTCGCGCCCGGCGGCTTCTTCGACCCGCGCTGGTacggcgagttcatcgccaagaccaAGCCCGACATGCTCAACGTGGTGACCCACCACATCTACAACCTAGGGGCGG GGGTGGACAGGGACACACAGCTGATGGACAGGATACTCAACCCGAAGACGCTCGACGGCATGGCGGGCCCGTTCAGGGATCTCCAGGGGCTGCTGAAAGCCGCAGGGACGTCGGCCGTCGCCTGGGTCGGGGAGTCTGGAGGAGCTTACAACAGTGGGCATCACCTTGTCACCGACGCATTTGTGTTCAGCTTCTG GTTCCTGGATCAGCTCGGCATGTCGGCGAAATTCGACACCAAGAGCTACTGCAGGCAGAGCTTCATCGGCGGCAACTACGGCCTGCTGAACACAACCACCTTCCAGCCAAATCCTGACTACTACAG TGCTCTGCTGTGGCATCGCCTGATGGGAACCAAGGTGCTGGAAGCCAAGTTCACGGGCACCAACATGGTCCGCGCCTACGCGCATTGCGCAAAGCATGCT CCGGGGATAACCCTGCTGCTCATCAACCTGCACGTCAACGCGACGAACCACGTCTCGGTGGCGGGCCGCGGCGCACACGCCGGAAGGAAGCACGGGGGGAGGTTTGCTCAGCCGCCCGGGGCGGCGAGGGAGGAGTACCACCTCACGCCCGAGGGCGGCAACATCCAGAGCCAGGTGATGCTGCTGAACGGCAGGGCGCTGGCCGCCGGCGCCGACGGGAGCATCCCCGGGATGGAGCCTGTCAAGGTGGACGCGGCGCGGCCCATCGCCGTGGCGCCCCGGTCCATCGTGTTCGTCCACATGCCGGATTACCATGCCCCTGCGTGTGCTTAG
- the LOC119336913 gene encoding pyrophosphate-energized vacuolar membrane proton pump: protein MAILGELGTEILIPVCGVVGIVFAVAQWFIVSKVKVTPGAASAAAGSKNGYGDYLIEEEEGLNDHNVVVKCAEIQTAISEGATSFLFTMYQYVGMFMVVFAAIIFLFLGSIEGFSTKGQPCTYSTGTCKPALYTALFSTASFLLGAITSLVSGFLGMKIATYANARTTLEARKGVGKAFITAFRSGAVMGFLLSSSGLVVLYITINVFKMYYGDDWEGLFESITGYGLGGSSMALFGRVGGGIYTKAADVGADLVGKVERNIPEDDPRNPAVIADNVGDNVGDIAGMGSDLFGSYAESSCAALVVASISSFGINHDFTAMCYPLLVSSVGIIVCLLTTLFATDFFEIKAASEIEPALKKQLIISTALMTIGVAVISWLALPAKFTIFNFGAQKDVSNWGLFFCVAVGLWAGLIIGFVTEYYTSNAYSPVQDVADSCRTGAATNVIFGLALGYKSVIIPIFAIAVSIYVSFSIAAMYGIAMAALGMLSTMATGLAIDAYGPISDNAGGIAEMAGMSHRIRERTDALDAAGNTTAAIGKGFAIGSAALVSLALFGAFVSRAGVKVVDVLSPKVFIGLIVGAMLPYWFSAMTMKSVGSAALKMVEEVRRQFNTIPGLMEGTAKPDYATCVKISTDASIKEMIPPGALVMLTPLIVGTLFGVETLSGVLAGALVSGVQIAISASNTGGAWDNAKKYIEAGNSEHARSLGPKGSDCHKAAVIGDTIGDPLKDTSGPSLNILIKLMAVESLVFAPFFATYGGVLFKYI from the exons ATGGCGATCCTCGGGGAGCTCGGGACCGAGATCCTCATCCCCGTCTGCGGGGTCGTCGGCATCGTCTTCGCCGTCGCGCAGTGGTTCATCGTCTCCAAGGTCAAGGTCACCCccggcgccgcctccgccgccgccggcagcaAGAACGGCTACGGCGACTACCTcatcgaggaggaggagggcctcAACGACCACAACGTCGTCGTCAAGTGCGCCGAGATCCAGACCGCCATCTCAGAAG GAGCAACATCGTTTCTTTTCACCATGTACCAGTATGTTGGTATGTTCATGGTCGTCTTTGCTGCGATAATCTTCCTCTTCCTTGGGTCGATTGAGGGATTCAGCACCAAGGGCCAGCCCTGCACCTACAGCACGGGCACCTGCAAGCCAGCTCTCTACACCGCCCTCTTCAGCACTGCATCTTTCTTGCTTGGAGCCATCACATCTTTGGTGTCTGGTTTCCTTGGAATGAAGATCGCCACATATGCCAATGCCAGGACGACCCTGGAAGCAAGGAAGGGTGTTGGGAAGGCATTCATCACCGCTTTCCGCTCTGGTGCAGTCATGGGCTTCTTGTTGTCATCAAGTGGGCTTGTGGTTCTTTACATCACCATCAACGTGTTTAAGATGTACTACGGTGATGACTGGGAAGGTCTTTTTGAGTCCATCACTGGTTATGGTCTTGGTGGGTCTTCCATGGCTCTGTTCGGAAGAGTTGGTGGAGGTATCTACACCAAGGCTGCTGACGTGGGTGCTGATCTTGTTGGCAAAGTTGAGAGGAACATTCCTGAGGATGACCCAAGGAACCCAGCT GTGATTGCTGACAACGTTGGTGACAATGTTGGTGATATTGCTGGAATGGGATCAGATCTCTTTGGTTCATACGCAGAATCTTCCTGCGCTGCTCTTGTTGTTGCTTCTATCTCATCTTTTGGAATCAACCATGATTTCACTGCGATGTGCTATCCACTGCTCGTGAGCTCTGTCGGCATCATTGTTTGCTTGCTCACCACACTCTTTGCAACTGATTTCTTTGAGATCAAGGCTGCAAGCGAAATTGAACCTGCTCTGAAGAAGCAGCTCATCATCTCCACTGCTTTGATGACTATCGGTGTTGCGGTAATCAGCTGGTTGGCTCTCCCAGCTAAGTTCACCATCTTCAACTTCGGTGCTCAGAAGGATGTGTCCAACTG GGGCCTGTTCTTCTGTGTGGCAGTTGGTCTGTGGGCTGGTCTGATTATTGGGTTTGTGACCGAGTACTACACTAGCAATGCCTACAG CCCTGTGCAAGATGTTGCCGATTCCTGCAGAACTGGTGCTGCCACCAACGTCATCTTCGGTCTTGCCCTGGGTTACAAGTCAGTCATCATCCCAATTTTCGCTATTGCTGTCAGCATCTACGTCAGCTTCTCTATTGCTGCAATGTACGGCATTGCAATGGCTGCTCTTGGCATGCTTAGCACAATGGCAACTGGTCTTGCTATCGATGCTTATGGTCCCATTAGTGACAATGCTGGTGGAATTGCTGAGATGGCTGGCATGAGCCACAGAATCCGTGAGAGGACTGATGCTCTTGATGCTGCTGGCAACACAACCGCTGCTATTGGAAAG GGTTTTGCCATTGGATCAGCTGCTCTTGTGTCCCTGGCACTTTTTGGTGCTTTTGTCAGCAGAGCTGGTGTGAAGGTCGTCGATGTCCTATCTCCCAAGGTGTTCATTGGTCTGATTGTCGGAGCCATGCTTCCGTACTGGTTCTCTGCCATGACCATGAAGAGTGTTGGAAGTGCTGCTCTCAAGATGGTTGAGGAGGTCCGCAGGCAGTTCAACACCATTCCTGGACTGATGGAGGGAACTGCCAAGCCCGACTATGCCACCTGTGTCAAGATCTCCACTGATGCTTCCATCAAGGAGATGATCCCTCCGGGTGCTTTGGTCATGCTCACCCCCCTCATTGTCGGAACCCTCTTCGGCGTGGAAACCCTGTCTGGTGTTCTGGCTGGTGCCCTTGTTTCTGGAGTACAG ATCGCCATCTCTGCTTCCAACACCGGCGGTGCATGGGACAACGCAAAGAAGTACATTGAG GCCGGCAACAGCGAGCACGCGAGGTCCCTTGGCCCCAAGGGTTCAGACTGCCACAAGGCCGCTGTGATCGGCGACACCATCGGAGACCCCCTCAAGGACACCTCAGGCCCGTCGCTCAACATCCTCATCAAGCTCATGGCCGTCGAGTCCCTCGTGTTCGcgccctttttcgccacgtacggaGGTGTGCTGTTCAAGTACATCTAG